The following proteins come from a genomic window of Natronosalvus vescus:
- the thrC gene encoding threonine synthase — protein sequence MSTEDSHTRSLSLTAEPASPPDVAADGTWLACIACGETFAPFETIRYTCDSCDGLLEVRYADLPTFDDFSGRGVWRYAEALPLDVDVTIQEGDTPLYRVPRLEADLGVESLRIKHEGMNPTGSFKDRGMTVGVAVAAELGVDRLACASTGNTSAALAAYGSRGGMETLVLLPAGKVAAGKIAQASLHGARILEVDGNFDHCLDIVQELATRGEAYLLNSLNPFRLEGQKTIGLEILEGFRDDYGAWPDRIVLPVGNAGNTSALYKAFRELVQAGELEPEDVPKLTGVQAEGAAPMVEAIEKGADAVRRWDEVETRATAIRIGNPVNAPKALPGIRETGGTAISVSDEQITAAQRDLAEEGIGVEPASAASVAGLRALRERGVVDDAERVACLTTGHLLKDPDAAAAAGREPEPVPADTEGVLTVLTGDK from the coding sequence ATGAGTACCGAGGACAGCCACACCCGTTCCCTCTCTCTTACGGCCGAGCCTGCTTCCCCGCCTGACGTGGCAGCCGACGGCACCTGGCTCGCGTGTATCGCCTGTGGTGAGACGTTCGCACCCTTCGAAACGATCCGATACACCTGCGACTCCTGTGACGGCCTGCTCGAGGTTCGCTACGCCGACCTCCCGACGTTCGATGACTTCTCGGGGCGTGGCGTCTGGCGATATGCCGAGGCGCTCCCCCTCGACGTCGACGTCACCATCCAAGAAGGCGACACCCCGCTGTATCGCGTGCCACGACTCGAGGCCGACCTCGGGGTCGAGTCGTTGCGAATCAAACACGAGGGAATGAACCCCACCGGGAGCTTCAAGGATCGCGGCATGACCGTCGGCGTGGCGGTCGCGGCGGAACTCGGCGTCGATCGGCTGGCCTGTGCCTCCACGGGCAACACCAGCGCCGCCCTCGCCGCCTACGGCTCCCGGGGCGGGATGGAGACGCTCGTCCTCCTGCCGGCGGGGAAGGTCGCTGCGGGGAAAATCGCCCAGGCGAGCCTCCACGGGGCCCGCATTCTCGAGGTCGACGGGAACTTCGATCACTGTCTCGACATCGTTCAGGAACTCGCCACTCGCGGGGAGGCCTACCTGCTCAACTCGCTGAACCCGTTCCGACTGGAGGGCCAGAAGACCATCGGCCTCGAGATCCTCGAGGGCTTTCGCGACGACTACGGCGCGTGGCCGGATCGGATCGTCCTCCCCGTCGGCAACGCCGGCAACACGTCGGCACTGTACAAGGCGTTCCGCGAACTCGTCCAGGCGGGCGAACTCGAACCGGAAGACGTCCCGAAACTGACGGGCGTTCAGGCCGAAGGTGCCGCACCGATGGTCGAAGCGATCGAGAAGGGAGCCGACGCGGTACGGCGCTGGGACGAGGTCGAAACGCGGGCGACGGCCATCCGCATCGGCAACCCCGTGAACGCACCCAAGGCGCTCCCCGGAATACGGGAAACCGGCGGCACCGCGATCAGCGTCAGCGACGAGCAGATCACGGCCGCTCAGCGCGACCTGGCCGAGGAGGGTATTGGCGTCGAACCCGCCTCCGCAGCCTCGGTGGCCGGCCTGCGAGCACTCCGCGAACGCGGCGTCGTCGACGACGCCGAACGCGTCGCCTGCCTCACCACCGGCCACCTGCTCAAGGATCCAGACGCCGCCGCGGCCGCCGGTCGCGAGCCCGAGCCAGTCCCGGCCGACACCGAGGGAGTACTCACAGTACTGACGGGAGACAAATAG
- a CDS encoding helix-turn-helix domain-containing protein, with product MTTDPRHRLGALMEQSDPPFREVMSCVFGIEDHETRTYLVLLEYPGSTIEELATALDRDRSTVNRSLSTLIDRGLAHRDRRLLDGGGYIYQYTAIALPEAKEILHEALDAWVATVHGVIDEFDGERTG from the coding sequence ATGACCACAGACCCACGCCATCGGCTCGGGGCGTTGATGGAGCAATCCGACCCCCCGTTTCGGGAGGTCATGAGCTGCGTATTCGGGATCGAAGACCACGAAACGCGCACCTATCTGGTGTTACTCGAGTACCCGGGCAGTACGATCGAGGAACTCGCGACCGCACTCGACCGTGACCGAAGCACGGTCAACCGGTCGCTGTCGACGCTGATCGATCGGGGCCTCGCTCACCGGGATCGACGGCTGCTCGACGGCGGCGGCTACATCTACCAGTACACGGCGATCGCGCTGCCCGAAGCCAAGGAGATCCTCCACGAAGCGCTCGACGCCTGGGTGGCAACCGTCCACGGTGTGATCGACGAGTTCGACGGCGAACGAACCGGGTGA
- a CDS encoding histidine kinase, whose translation MASDTTTQTAVSNRNALTPWQAGVVGGLLGSIAFGAIMVFVIPDPVLEVAIPSMYGIEATPDSPAEGAGWVIHLSHGAVLGVVFAAILSIGAVRTWVDTVLKTAIVGLVYGVVVWAALAVVVMPIWLDAVGFPGAPPLPNVAPLSLLGHALYGVVLGIAYAFLER comes from the coding sequence ATGGCATCAGATACCACGACCCAAACTGCCGTCTCGAATCGAAACGCGCTCACACCCTGGCAAGCCGGGGTCGTCGGCGGATTGCTCGGCTCCATCGCGTTCGGCGCGATCATGGTGTTCGTTATCCCCGATCCCGTCCTCGAGGTCGCGATTCCGAGTATGTACGGTATCGAGGCAACCCCGGACAGCCCGGCTGAGGGCGCTGGCTGGGTGATCCACCTGTCACACGGTGCCGTGCTCGGCGTCGTGTTCGCAGCCATCCTGTCCATCGGAGCCGTCCGAACCTGGGTGGACACAGTGCTCAAAACGGCGATCGTTGGCCTCGTCTACGGCGTCGTCGTCTGGGCGGCTCTCGCGGTCGTCGTCATGCCGATCTGGCTCGATGCGGTCGGGTTCCCCGGTGCGCCGCCGCTGCCGAATGTGGCTCCGCTCAGCCTCCTCGGTCACGCCCTCTACGGTGTCGTGCTAGGCATCGCGTACGCGTTCCTCGAGCGTTAA
- a CDS encoding DUF7126 family protein, whose protein sequence is MNAIVAGPDEEGIADALEAAGVTVTRLNLDGHVTRPMLEEAGILEAGLYVLTDVAESTTIPIVRDLTDEIRTVVYDRNTIPEFVRGQLDLAVDPRLIDPEMLASELVTDPDE, encoded by the coding sequence ATGAATGCAATCGTCGCCGGCCCCGACGAAGAGGGGATTGCCGACGCACTCGAGGCCGCTGGCGTAACGGTCACCCGTCTGAACCTCGACGGGCACGTGACACGCCCGATGCTCGAAGAGGCTGGTATTCTCGAGGCGGGATTGTACGTGCTGACCGACGTCGCCGAATCGACGACGATTCCGATCGTGCGTGATCTCACGGACGAGATCCGGACGGTCGTCTACGATCGGAATACGATTCCCGAGTTCGTCCGTGGCCAACTCGACCTCGCAGTTGACCCGCGACTGATCGATCCGGAGATGCTCGCTAGCGAGCTCGTCACCGATCCTGACGAGTAA
- a CDS encoding 5-formyltetrahydrofolate cyclo-ligase: MDKQSIREAVWDDLEGSGTARFPFPPHGRIPNFAGASEAAGRLADQPEWREAETIKANPDAPQLPVRRRALRAGKTVYMAVPRLRDEACFLELDPNVLDPEDYDEATTVSGSSKHGVQVVPADVEPIDLIVSGSVAVSEAGVRIGKGEGYSDLEYAILRELGLVDAETPVATTIHERQHRSSEDIEADDHDVPMDLVVTPERVIRPDASTKPSGIDWDRLSEARLEEIPVLQSLKVDLGE; this comes from the coding sequence ATGGACAAACAGTCGATTCGCGAGGCGGTGTGGGACGACCTCGAGGGGAGCGGAACGGCCAGATTTCCGTTTCCACCCCACGGCCGCATCCCGAACTTCGCGGGTGCGAGCGAAGCCGCCGGCCGCCTGGCCGACCAGCCCGAGTGGCGCGAGGCGGAGACGATCAAGGCGAACCCCGACGCTCCACAGCTTCCCGTCCGCCGCCGCGCGCTTCGGGCGGGGAAAACCGTCTACATGGCCGTGCCACGTCTACGCGATGAAGCGTGCTTTCTCGAGCTCGACCCGAACGTCCTCGACCCCGAGGACTACGACGAGGCGACCACGGTGTCGGGCTCGTCAAAACACGGCGTGCAGGTCGTGCCGGCGGACGTCGAACCGATCGACCTGATCGTCTCCGGAAGCGTCGCGGTGAGCGAAGCCGGCGTGCGCATTGGCAAGGGCGAGGGGTACAGCGACCTCGAGTACGCGATCCTCCGAGAACTGGGACTGGTCGATGCGGAGACGCCCGTTGCGACGACGATTCACGAGCGCCAGCACCGCTCGAGCGAGGACATCGAGGCCGACGACCACGACGTACCAATGGATCTGGTCGTCACGCCTGAGCGGGTGATCCGCCCCGACGCGTCGACGAAGCCGTCTGGAATCGACTGGGATCGTCTCTCAGAGGCGCGTCTCGAGGAGATTCCGGTATTGCAGTCCCTCAAGGTCGATCTCGGGGAGTGA
- a CDS encoding thioredoxin family protein: MGNPYAQRAERVDNGMTVTLKDFYADWCGPCKTQDPILEELEDDWDGRFEVEKVNVDEEQDVANEYQVRSLPTLIIENDDGIVERFVGVTQREDIEDALESAGA, encoded by the coding sequence GTGGGAAACCCTTATGCGCAACGGGCGGAAAGGGTCGATAACGGTATGACTGTTACGCTCAAGGACTTCTACGCGGATTGGTGTGGCCCCTGTAAGACCCAGGATCCCATCCTCGAGGAACTCGAGGACGACTGGGACGGCCGGTTCGAGGTCGAGAAAGTGAACGTCGACGAGGAACAGGACGTCGCCAACGAGTACCAGGTTCGGTCGCTGCCGACGCTCATCATCGAGAACGACGACGGCATCGTCGAGCGCTTCGTCGGTGTCACCCAGCGCGAGGACATCGAAGACGCCCTTGAGAGCGCTGGCGCGTAG
- a CDS encoding DUF4382 domain-containing protein translates to MPPSDRSETTARDQPDTHTQRLKRRTFIGASGGVGATLLAGCTAESDPIGDDSDAESPDSDSSTDDDLSGENGSSGNFRLLISDLPADIGDFDSLDVSFDRARIFRAGGDDEDESADDDNDDAASASDTDEADDTTGDDDGGDDETDGEADGDARDDETNGTGDGDDDETEDTGNDSNGRGFFELNLEGATVDLTQVVGGKAMKVFDGDLEPGRYNKIELYAADIEGIVDGEVADVKIPSEKLQIVKPFEVTEEDPVTFVFDINVVRKGHGGYNLLPVITKSGVVGEDVDVEEIDPEDDGDGENEDETGDDDTVEEDDAADDAVEDDGEQSDAPGEGEADDSDEDD, encoded by the coding sequence ATGCCCCCATCGGATCGATCGGAGACGACAGCTCGAGACCAGCCCGATACCCACACACAGCGACTGAAACGCCGGACGTTTATCGGCGCAAGCGGCGGTGTCGGTGCAACGCTGCTCGCTGGCTGTACCGCAGAAAGCGACCCGATCGGTGACGATTCCGACGCCGAATCGCCCGATAGCGACTCGTCGACGGACGACGACTTGAGCGGCGAGAACGGGTCGTCCGGGAATTTCCGCCTGCTAATCAGCGACCTTCCCGCCGACATCGGTGACTTCGACTCACTCGATGTGTCGTTCGACCGGGCCCGGATCTTCAGAGCGGGTGGGGACGACGAGGACGAATCAGCTGACGATGACAATGACGATGCTGCCAGCGCCTCCGACACTGACGAGGCGGATGACACCACTGGCGATGACGACGGTGGTGACGACGAAACCGACGGGGAAGCCGACGGTGATGCTCGAGATGACGAAACGAACGGCACTGGTGACGGCGACGATGACGAAACCGAGGACACTGGAAACGACTCGAACGGACGCGGGTTCTTCGAACTCAACCTCGAGGGTGCGACCGTCGACCTCACCCAGGTCGTCGGCGGCAAGGCGATGAAAGTCTTCGACGGCGACCTCGAGCCGGGCCGGTACAACAAAATCGAACTGTACGCTGCCGATATCGAGGGTATCGTCGACGGCGAGGTTGCGGACGTAAAGATCCCGAGCGAGAAGCTCCAGATCGTCAAACCGTTCGAAGTGACGGAAGAGGATCCTGTCACGTTCGTCTTCGACATCAACGTCGTCAGGAAAGGCCACGGCGGCTACAACCTCCTGCCGGTTATCACGAAAAGTGGCGTCGTCGGCGAAGACGTCGACGTCGAGGAGATCGATCCGGAAGACGATGGCGACGGCGAAAACGAAGACGAGACCGGCGACGACGATACCGTAGAGGAAGACGACGCGGCTGACGACGCTGTCGAAGACGATGGGGAACAGTCTGACGCGCCCGGGGAAGGTGAGGCGGACGACTCGGACGAAGACGACTGA
- the npdG gene encoding NADPH-dependent F420 reductase: protein MRIALLGGTGDIGEGLALRWAHDTDHDVLIGSRDPEKARDSATAYVEELEERGIEASVKGFVNEMAADRADIVVLAVPPYHVGDTVESVAEKLDADTILVSPAVGMKGDEDGLHYHPPGTGSVTALVAQRAPEEVPVVGAFHNLAAAKLSNLDVDLGVDTLLVSDDADAKATVGRLAEEIDGIRALDVGPIANAAEVESVTPLVINIARYNDEMRDVGVRFH from the coding sequence ATGCGAATCGCACTCCTCGGTGGAACCGGCGACATCGGCGAAGGACTGGCGCTGCGCTGGGCGCACGACACCGACCACGACGTGTTGATCGGCTCTCGAGACCCCGAAAAGGCGCGAGACAGCGCGACGGCGTACGTCGAGGAACTCGAGGAACGCGGCATCGAGGCGAGCGTCAAAGGATTCGTCAACGAAATGGCGGCCGACCGGGCGGACATCGTCGTCCTCGCCGTCCCGCCGTATCACGTCGGCGACACCGTCGAGTCGGTCGCCGAGAAACTCGACGCGGACACGATTCTCGTGAGTCCCGCAGTCGGGATGAAAGGCGACGAGGATGGGCTGCACTACCACCCACCGGGGACGGGGAGCGTGACCGCGCTGGTCGCCCAGCGCGCGCCCGAGGAGGTACCCGTGGTGGGAGCGTTCCACAACCTCGCTGCGGCCAAACTCTCGAATCTGGACGTCGATCTCGGCGTGGATACGCTCCTCGTGAGTGACGACGCGGACGCGAAGGCGACCGTTGGCCGCCTCGCCGAGGAAATCGACGGGATCCGGGCGCTCGATGTCGGACCGATCGCCAATGCCGCCGAGGTCGAGAGCGTGACGCCACTCGTGATCAACATCGCCCGGTACAACGACGAGATGCGCGACGTCGGCGTCCGGTTCCACTAG